Proteins encoded together in one Acanthochromis polyacanthus isolate Apoly-LR-REF ecotype Palm Island chromosome 12, KAUST_Apoly_ChrSc, whole genome shotgun sequence window:
- the pdp1 gene encoding pyruvate dehydrogenase phosphatase catalytic subunit 1, giving the protein MPVTSQLLRGLPRAKVLASSLLPCQQHQSQFGPAAHRPATRHPSHAWQRHQPSRSYGKTSALHSYILTPPQVNSILKANEYSFKVPEFDGKNVSSVMGFESNQLPANAPIEDRRSAATCLQTRGMLLGVFDGHAGCACAQALSERLFYYIAVSLLPHDTLCELEAAVEAGRALSPILQWHKHPNDYFSREAQTLYFNSLRTYWQELIDLTSPGEVPETREALLNAFKRLDNDISLEAQVGDPNAFLHYWVLRVAFSGATACVAHIDGPDLFIANAGDARAVLGVQEEDGSFSAHTLSNDHNAQNDEEVARIRGEHPPSERKTVIRQDRLLGLLMPFRAFGDVKFKWSIELQKRVLESGPDQLNENEHTRFIPPNYHTPPYLTAEPEITYHKLRPQDRFLVIGSDGLWETLHRQEVVRIVGEYLTGVHQRQPLTVGGYRVTLGQMQGLLQERKARVSSAFEDHNSATHLMRHAVGNNEFGTVDHERLSKMLSLPEELARMYRDDITIIITQFNPHVIGAQRQEGQS; this is encoded by the exons ATGCCCGTCACATCCCAGCTGCTCAGGGGTTTGCCCCGTGCCAAGGTCTTAGCCTCCAGTCTGTTACCATGCCAACAACACCAGTCCCAGTTCGGACCCGCCGCTCACCGACCCGCCACGCGACACCCGTCCCACGCGTGGCAGAGACACCAGCCGTCGAGAAGCTACGGGAAAACCTCAGCGCTCCACAGCTACATCCTCACACCGCCGCAGGTCAACTCCATCCTCAAAGCCAACGAGTACAGCTTCAAg GTGCCAGAGTTTGATGGTAAAAATGTGTCTTCAGTGATGGGGTTTGAAAGCAATCAGCTGCCAGCAAACGCTCCCATAGAAGATCGCCGCAGTGCAGCAACATGCCTGCAGACCAGAGGGATGCTGCTGGGCGTGTTCGATGGCCACGCCGGCTGCGCCTGCGCACAG GCGCTCAGTGAGAGGTTGTTTTACTACATCGCTGTGTCCCTGCTGCCCCACGACACTCTGTGTGAGCTGGAGGCAGCGGTGGAGGCCGGCAGAGCCCTCAGTCCCATCCTGCAGTGGCACAAACACCCCAACGACTACTTCAGCAGGGAGGCTCAGACGCTCTACTTCAACAGCCTCAGAACGTACTGGCAGGAGCTGATCGATCTGACCAG TCCAGGCGAGGTTCCAGAGACTCGCGAGGCTTTGCTGAACGCCTTCAAGAGGCTGGACAACGACATTTCTCTGGAGGCTCAG GTTGGAGATCCGAATGCCTTTCTGCACTACTGGGTTCTGAGAGTGGCCTTTTCTGGAGCGACGGCCTGCGTGGCTCACATCGACGGACCAGACCT CTTCATAGCCAATGCAGGAGATGCTCGGGCGGTGCTGGGGGTGCAGGAGGAGGACGGTTCGTTCAGCGCTCACACTCTCTCTAACGACCACAACGCCCAGAACGATGAGGAGGTCGCTCGGATACGAGGCGAACATCCTCCATCGGAGAGGAAGACGGTTATTCGTCAG gaCCGGCTCCTCGGCCTCCTCATGCCGTTCAGGGCGTTCGGTGACGTGAAGTTCAAGTGGAGCATTGAGCTGCAGAAGAGAGTGTTGGAGTCTGGACCTGATCAGCTCAACGAAAACGAACACACCAGGTTTATCCCCCCCAACTACCACACGCCGCCCTACCTGACCGCAGAGCCGGAGATCACGTACCACAAGCTGAGGCCGCAGGATCGATTCCTG GTGATCGGCTCCGACGGCCTCTGGGAGACCCTCCACCGGCAGGAGGTGGTCCGCATCGTCGGCGAGTATTTAACGGGGGTGCACCAGCGTCAGCCGCTCACGGTCGGGGGCTACAGGGTCACCTTGGGACAGATGCAGGGGCTGCTGCAGGAGAGGAAAGCTCGGGTGTCTTCGGCCTTCGAGGACCACAACTCGGCCACCCACCTGATGCGCCACGCGGTGGGAAACAACGAGTTCGGCACCGTGGACCACGAGAGGCTTTCCAAGATGCTGTCGCTGCCCGAGGAGCTGGCCCGCATGTACCGCGACgacatcaccatcatcatcactcaGTTCAACCCCCACGTGATCGGAGCACAGAGGCAGGAAGGACAGTCCTGA